Proteins encoded in a region of the Chryseobacterium piperi genome:
- a CDS encoding sterol desaturase family protein, producing the protein MNYFMGEDGLESVYAWAIPFHATVILAEMIYSHVSEAKLYSGKDVATSIYLALMNFGLDLVMKAFAMGVMFFFYNLRLFTWDFTIWYWLICFVVTDFAYYVLHYVDHHSRAFWAVHITHHNSEYFNLTTGFRSPALQPLYRYLYFSPLAFLGFNPWHIMVVYAIGQVYGTWVHTQTVKKMGILEYILVTPSHHRVHHACNIKYLDKNMGMCLIIWDKMFGTFEKEDPNVPVKYGIYPKMPDNKPDTVLLYEWRKIWKDIKQPGLKFSDRMNYLFNSPGWRHDGTGKTVRQYQKEYFEKKARKQQKSA; encoded by the coding sequence ATGAATTACTTTATGGGTGAAGATGGGTTGGAGAGTGTTTATGCCTGGGCGATCCCGTTTCATGCCACCGTTATTTTAGCCGAGATGATTTATAGCCACGTTTCCGAGGCTAAACTGTATAGTGGAAAAGATGTAGCAACAAGCATTTATCTGGCATTGATGAACTTCGGTTTAGATTTAGTGATGAAGGCTTTTGCAATGGGAGTTATGTTTTTCTTTTATAACCTCCGCCTTTTTACCTGGGATTTTACCATTTGGTACTGGCTGATCTGCTTTGTTGTCACAGATTTTGCGTATTACGTCCTTCATTATGTTGACCACCATTCAAGAGCTTTCTGGGCAGTTCATATTACCCACCATAACTCTGAATACTTTAACCTGACCACAGGATTCAGAAGTCCTGCTCTACAGCCTCTTTACAGATATCTGTACTTTTCACCATTAGCTTTTTTAGGATTTAATCCATGGCATATTATGGTAGTGTACGCTATCGGGCAGGTATATGGAACCTGGGTTCATACCCAGACGGTTAAAAAAATGGGCATATTAGAATATATCCTTGTAACACCATCCCATCACAGGGTGCATCATGCATGCAATATCAAATATTTGGATAAAAATATGGGAATGTGTCTGATTATCTGGGATAAGATGTTCGGTACTTTTGAAAAAGAAGACCCTAATGTTCCTGTAAAATATGGAATCTATCCTAAAATGCCGGATAATAAGCCTGATACTGTATTGCTTTACGAATGGAGAAAGATATGGAAAGATATCAAACAGCCGGGACTGAAATTCTCTGACAGAATGAATTATCTTTTTAATTCTCCCGGATGGAGGCATGATGGTACAGGAAAAACAGTGCGACAGTACCAGAAAGAATATTTTGAAAAGAAAGCCCGTAAACAACAAAAATCAGCTTAG
- the rlmN gene encoding 23S rRNA (adenine(2503)-C(2))-methyltransferase RlmN, translated as MKDIRTLSLDQLKDYFMSLGEKPFRAKQVYDWLWSKNLHSIEEMTNLSKQLRDRISEEYTINPVSVDQLQKSTDGTIKNGVKLHDGLMVESVLIPTETRTTACVSSQVGCSLNCEFCATARLKRMRNLEVAEIVDQVALIDSQSKMYFDRPLSNIVFMGMGEPMMNYKNVVEAIRKITQPEGLGMSPRRITVSTSGIPKMIKMLADDDLRVKLALSLHSAIESKRNEIMPFSDKFPLTDIMESLQYWYKKTGNVITFEYCVWKGINDGDEDIKALIKYCKQVPSKVNLIQYNPIGDGKYDQCNKQAEENYVRQLENAGITVMIRKSRGGDIDAACGQLANKVSD; from the coding sequence ATGAAAGATATCCGAACTTTATCACTAGACCAGCTTAAAGACTATTTTATGTCTTTAGGAGAAAAGCCGTTTCGTGCGAAACAGGTTTATGATTGGTTGTGGAGTAAAAACCTTCACTCTATTGAAGAGATGACGAATCTTTCAAAACAGCTTCGTGATAGAATCTCTGAAGAATATACCATCAATCCTGTTTCTGTCGATCAGCTTCAAAAAAGTACCGACGGAACCATTAAAAATGGAGTAAAACTTCACGACGGTTTAATGGTGGAATCTGTTTTAATTCCTACAGAAACCAGAACCACTGCTTGTGTTTCTTCACAGGTTGGATGTTCATTAAACTGCGAATTCTGTGCTACAGCGAGACTGAAAAGAATGAGAAATCTTGAAGTTGCTGAAATTGTAGATCAGGTAGCGCTTATTGACAGCCAAAGTAAAATGTATTTTGACAGGCCTCTTTCCAATATCGTTTTTATGGGAATGGGAGAGCCAATGATGAATTACAAAAATGTTGTGGAAGCCATCCGTAAAATTACCCAGCCGGAAGGTTTAGGAATGTCTCCCAGGAGAATTACGGTTTCTACTTCAGGAATTCCCAAAATGATCAAAATGCTTGCGGATGATGATCTGCGTGTTAAATTAGCTTTATCTCTTCACTCGGCCATTGAGTCCAAGCGTAATGAGATCATGCCGTTTTCTGATAAATTTCCTTTGACGGATATTATGGAATCCCTTCAGTATTGGTATAAAAAGACCGGTAATGTGATTACTTTTGAGTATTGCGTCTGGAAAGGAATCAATGATGGAGATGAAGACATTAAAGCATTGATTAAATACTGTAAGCAAGTACCTTCTAAAGTGAATCTGATCCAGTACAATCCAATTGGTGACGGTAAATACGATCAATGCAATAAACAGGCAGAAGAAAACTATGTAAGACAGCTTGAAAATGCCGGAATTACTGTGATGATCAGAAAAAGCCGTGGAGGTGATATTGATGCTGCCTGTGGACAGCTGGCCAACAAGGTTTCCGATTAA
- a CDS encoding alpha-ketoacid dehydrogenase subunit alpha/beta, with translation MQTTYIETQKISFQDFKNQILEDYKLGRISREMSYLGRREVLTGKAKFGIFGDGKELPQLAMAKVFRNGDFRSGYYRDQTFALAVNALTVESFFAQLYADTSVEREPASAGRQMNGHFATRSLNEDGSWKDLTAQKNISSDISPTAGQMPRLLGLAQASKIYKSVQFDGSEKFSKDGNEVAFGTIGDASTAEGHFWETLNAACALQVPMIVSIWDDGYGISVPTKNQRAKADISEMLSGFQRKEGENQGCEIIQVKAWDYPALLDAYARAEHFARTESVPVVVHVIEVTQPQGHSTSGSHERYKNEERLAWEADFDGLIKFREWILNYSIEIEGKEEIIAASEELDAIDEEAKKMVKAGQKLAWENYQKTITDLTKTILPLVENLKGQNAEIENYIAQFNKLISKAKKDIFHLVRKSLLATRGTNTAERTQLMQKYYEVLDVEKDNYSSHLYSQSQWKAENIKEIKPVYSDSSEDVDGRVVVRNNFDKIFEKYPETLVFGEDAGNIGDVNQGLEGMQEKYGEVRVADTGIREATILGQGIGMAMRGLRPIAEIQYLDYILYCLQGMSDDLSTVQYRTKGGQKAPVIIRTRGHRLEGVWHSGSPMAGILNLSKGILVLVPRNLTKAAGFYNTMLQSDDPAVIVECLNGYRLKEKQPDNLGEFTVPVGKIEVTKEGKDVTLVTYGSTWRVVMEAAEQLEKLGISAEVIDVQSLIPFDLSHEIAESVKKTNRLVVIDEDVEGGTSAFILQQILEKQKAFRYLDSDPLTIAANDHRPAYASDGDYFSKPSADDMVEKIYAMFNETNPQKYPSIF, from the coding sequence ATGCAAACAACCTATATTGAAACACAGAAGATTTCCTTTCAAGATTTTAAAAATCAAATACTTGAAGACTATAAATTAGGAAGAATTTCTCGTGAAATGTCTTATTTGGGCAGAAGAGAAGTTCTTACAGGAAAAGCTAAGTTTGGGATTTTCGGTGATGGTAAAGAATTACCACAGCTGGCAATGGCGAAAGTTTTCAGAAATGGAGACTTCCGTTCAGGGTATTACAGAGACCAGACTTTTGCATTGGCAGTAAATGCTTTAACGGTTGAAAGTTTCTTTGCACAGTTATATGCTGATACCAGTGTTGAAAGAGAACCTGCTTCAGCGGGAAGACAGATGAACGGACACTTCGCTACAAGAAGTTTAAATGAAGATGGAAGCTGGAAAGATCTTACGGCTCAAAAAAATATTTCTTCAGATATTTCACCTACAGCAGGGCAAATGCCTAGATTATTAGGATTGGCTCAGGCTTCAAAAATATATAAATCAGTACAATTTGACGGTTCCGAAAAATTCTCCAAAGATGGTAACGAAGTTGCATTTGGAACTATCGGAGATGCTTCTACAGCAGAAGGTCATTTCTGGGAAACACTGAATGCAGCATGTGCACTTCAGGTGCCTATGATTGTATCCATCTGGGATGACGGATACGGAATTTCAGTTCCTACGAAAAATCAAAGAGCGAAAGCTGATATTTCTGAAATGTTAAGTGGATTTCAGAGAAAAGAAGGGGAGAATCAGGGATGTGAAATCATTCAGGTAAAAGCATGGGATTATCCTGCACTATTAGATGCTTATGCAAGAGCAGAACATTTTGCGAGAACGGAAAGCGTTCCTGTGGTAGTTCACGTTATTGAAGTGACTCAGCCGCAAGGACATTCAACTTCAGGTTCTCATGAAAGATATAAAAACGAAGAGCGTCTTGCCTGGGAAGCTGACTTTGATGGATTGATAAAATTCAGAGAATGGATTTTAAACTATTCTATTGAAATTGAAGGGAAGGAAGAAATCATTGCAGCATCAGAAGAATTGGATGCTATCGATGAAGAAGCTAAAAAAATGGTAAAGGCGGGTCAGAAATTGGCTTGGGAGAACTATCAAAAAACGATTACTGATCTTACGAAAACCATTTTACCTTTAGTAGAAAACCTTAAAGGGCAAAATGCTGAAATCGAAAATTATATTGCTCAGTTTAATAAATTAATTTCTAAAGCAAAGAAAGATATCTTCCATTTGGTTAGAAAATCTTTACTGGCAACCAGAGGTACGAATACTGCAGAGAGAACGCAATTGATGCAGAAGTATTATGAGGTCCTTGATGTAGAAAAAGACAACTATTCTTCTCACCTGTATTCTCAGTCTCAGTGGAAAGCTGAAAATATAAAAGAAATCAAGCCGGTTTATTCTGACAGTTCAGAAGATGTTGACGGAAGGGTAGTGGTAAGAAACAATTTTGATAAAATATTTGAAAAATATCCTGAAACCTTAGTCTTTGGAGAAGATGCCGGAAATATCGGTGACGTTAACCAGGGCTTAGAAGGCATGCAGGAAAAATATGGCGAAGTTCGTGTTGCTGATACAGGAATTCGTGAAGCTACGATTCTTGGGCAAGGAATTGGAATGGCTATGAGAGGATTAAGACCTATCGCTGAAATTCAATATCTAGATTATATCCTGTATTGTCTACAGGGAATGAGTGATGACCTTTCAACAGTTCAATACAGAACAAAAGGAGGACAGAAAGCTCCTGTAATCATCAGAACAAGAGGGCACAGGCTAGAAGGTGTTTGGCATTCTGGTTCACCAATGGCCGGAATTCTTAACCTTTCAAAAGGAATCCTGGTACTTGTTCCAAGAAACCTCACAAAAGCGGCAGGATTCTATAATACAATGCTTCAGAGTGATGATCCGGCTGTCATTGTAGAATGTCTGAACGGATATAGATTGAAAGAGAAACAACCAGATAACTTAGGTGAATTCACTGTTCCTGTAGGAAAGATTGAGGTAACCAAAGAAGGAAAAGATGTTACTTTAGTGACTTACGGATCTACATGGAGAGTTGTGATGGAAGCTGCTGAGCAATTGGAGAAATTAGGAATATCGGCAGAAGTAATTGATGTTCAGTCTTTAATTCCTTTTGATTTATCTCATGAGATTGCTGAAAGCGTGAAGAAAACCAATAGACTTGTTGTGATCGATGAAGATGTAGAAGGAGGAACTTCAGCATTTATTCTTCAGCAGATTTTAGAGAAACAAAAAGCGTTCAGATATCTAGATTCTGATCCGTTGACTATTGCAGCAAATGATCACCGTCCTGCTTATGCAAGTGATGGAGATTATTTCAGCAAGCCGTCTGCAGATGATATGGTAGAAAAAATCTATGCCATGTTTAATGAAACGAATCCTCAAAAATATCCTTCGATATTCTAA
- a CDS encoding polyprenyl synthetase family protein, giving the protein MANIVEEIKQPINEEMKLFEQKFYESMQSKVPLLDKVTRFIVTTKGKQMRPMFVFLCAKLLGEVNEKTYRGASMIELIHTATLVHDDVVDESFKRRNFFSINALWKNKIAVLVGDYLLSKSVLLSTDHKDYDLLAVISRTIREMSEGELLQLEKARKLDITEDVYYEIIRQKTATLIAACCEIGVLSNNAEESLAKKMQDFGTYTGMAFQIKDDLFDYLSSNFIGKPVGIDIKEQKMTLPLIHSLKVANEKDKKYYFNTIKRYNNDQKRVKELIAFVKSSGGLDYAMGVMKDFQQKAKDILNEFPDSEAKKSLHSMLDYVIERKF; this is encoded by the coding sequence GTGGCGAATATTGTAGAAGAAATTAAACAACCGATCAATGAGGAAATGAAACTTTTCGAGCAAAAGTTTTATGAATCAATGCAGAGCAAAGTCCCTTTATTAGATAAAGTAACTCGGTTTATCGTTACTACTAAAGGAAAGCAGATGCGTCCGATGTTTGTATTTCTTTGTGCTAAGCTACTGGGTGAAGTGAATGAGAAAACCTATCGTGGGGCCTCCATGATAGAATTAATACACACGGCAACCCTGGTGCACGACGATGTGGTAGATGAAAGTTTTAAGAGAAGAAACTTTTTTTCTATTAATGCGCTATGGAAAAATAAAATTGCTGTCCTTGTAGGAGATTACCTTTTATCAAAATCAGTTTTACTATCTACCGATCATAAAGATTATGATCTACTTGCTGTGATTTCAAGAACGATCAGAGAAATGTCTGAAGGAGAGCTTTTGCAGCTTGAAAAAGCCAGAAAGCTGGATATTACCGAAGATGTTTATTATGAGATTATTCGTCAGAAGACCGCGACACTGATTGCAGCATGTTGTGAGATAGGGGTTTTATCAAACAATGCAGAAGAAAGCCTTGCTAAAAAGATGCAGGATTTTGGAACCTATACAGGAATGGCATTTCAGATTAAAGACGATCTTTTTGACTACCTGAGTTCAAACTTTATCGGAAAACCTGTGGGAATTGATATAAAAGAACAGAAAATGACACTGCCTTTAATTCATAGCCTGAAAGTAGCCAATGAGAAGGATAAAAAATATTATTTCAATACCATTAAGCGTTATAATAATGACCAGAAGAGAGTGAAAGAGCTTATTGCCTTTGTTAAAAGCTCAGGAGGTCTGGATTATGCTATGGGCGTCATGAAAGACTTTCAGCAGAAAGCAAAAGATATTCTGAATGAATTTCCGGATTCAGAAGCAAAGAAATCTTTGCATAGTATGCTGGATTATGTTATCGAAAGAAAATTCTAA